A stretch of Rhizobium sp. TH2 DNA encodes these proteins:
- the ligD gene encoding DNA ligase D — MALETYHAKRDFTRTAEPKGGAKARAKAGNSFVIQKHAATRLHYDFRLEMDGVLKSWAVTRGPSLIAGEKRLAVHVEDHPLEYGGFEGNIPKGEYGGGSVIVWDRGTWTPVGDPERGYKKGHLEFELEGEKLDGRWHLIRMHGKPREKRENWLLIKAEDDVARPEGAPDILEEMPESVITGREIEELEGEAPGWSSKTGRIKQSKTKAPAKAKAKAAPPTDIDPLKIKKAKKSAPPDFLEPQLATLSAKPPIGKRWIHEVKFDGYRLIARIEAGRVKLLTRSGLDWTKRFGKSVSEAFTNLPAGKAMIDGELVVETDAGSSDFSALQADLSDDRTDRFVFYAFDLLHLDGADLTPSSLLERKALLRKLIPEGGLIRFSEHFDEHGGLVLEHACRLSLEGIVSKLGDAPYRPGRGKDWLKSKCSSKQEFVIAGYVPSTAMRNAIGSLVMGVYDGRKLVHVGRVGTGYSAKLAGDLFKQLERLRIDKSPFAEALEAEARRGVRFVEPKVVAEVEFRAWTADGNLRHAAFRGLREDKLAKDVTRESGPGQKVEKPQARKVKLTHPDRIYWPDAGVTKEGLADYYAEVWPKIAPFISGRPLALLRSPEGIEGQSFFQKHAWRGMNKEIGLFQDPTDPPDEKIIVINDLDGLLSLVQSAVLEIHPWGSTTKDLEKPDTIIMDLDPGDDVPWTRVIEAARDVKQRLEDVGLAAFVKTSGGKGLHVVTPLKPSAGWDDVKAFTKGIADAMAVDEPDKYVSTITKSKRTGKILIDYLRNGRNNTAVAAYSTRARKGAPVSMPLDWEELNEGIGPNYFTVLNAPQRLASLKKDPWENFRGAAKVLPKASAKKK, encoded by the coding sequence GTGGCCCTCGAAACCTACCACGCCAAGCGCGACTTCACTCGCACAGCCGAGCCGAAAGGTGGCGCCAAGGCACGCGCGAAAGCCGGCAACAGCTTTGTGATCCAGAAACATGCCGCGACGCGGCTACACTACGATTTCCGCCTGGAAATGGACGGCGTGCTGAAAAGCTGGGCCGTCACCCGTGGCCCGAGCCTCATTGCCGGCGAGAAGCGGCTCGCGGTCCATGTCGAGGATCACCCGCTCGAATATGGCGGCTTCGAAGGCAACATCCCCAAGGGCGAATATGGCGGCGGCTCGGTGATCGTCTGGGATCGCGGCACGTGGACCCCCGTCGGCGATCCCGAACGTGGCTACAAGAAGGGCCATCTCGAATTCGAACTCGAAGGCGAGAAGCTGGATGGCCGCTGGCACCTGATCCGCATGCATGGCAAGCCACGCGAGAAGCGCGAGAACTGGCTGCTGATCAAGGCGGAAGATGATGTGGCCCGTCCCGAAGGCGCGCCCGATATTCTAGAGGAAATGCCGGAATCAGTGATTACCGGCCGCGAGATCGAGGAACTCGAAGGCGAAGCGCCGGGTTGGTCGTCGAAGACAGGACGCATCAAGCAGAGCAAGACAAAAGCTCCCGCGAAGGCCAAGGCGAAAGCTGCACCGCCGACGGACATCGATCCGTTGAAAATCAAGAAGGCAAAAAAGAGCGCGCCTCCCGACTTCCTGGAACCACAGCTGGCGACGCTTTCAGCCAAGCCGCCGATCGGCAAGCGCTGGATTCATGAGGTGAAATTCGACGGCTACCGCCTGATCGCGCGGATCGAGGCTGGACGGGTCAAGCTCTTGACCCGCAGCGGCCTCGACTGGACCAAGCGCTTCGGCAAATCAGTATCCGAAGCCTTCACCAATCTGCCGGCCGGCAAGGCGATGATCGATGGCGAACTGGTTGTCGAAACCGACGCCGGCAGTTCGGATTTCTCCGCCCTGCAGGCCGATCTCAGCGATGACCGCACCGATCGCTTCGTCTTCTATGCTTTCGACCTGCTCCATCTCGATGGCGCCGACTTGACGCCATCGTCACTGCTCGAACGCAAAGCGCTGCTGCGGAAGCTGATCCCCGAGGGCGGCCTGATCCGCTTCAGCGAGCATTTCGACGAACACGGCGGGCTGGTGCTTGAGCATGCCTGTCGGTTGTCGCTGGAAGGCATCGTCTCGAAGCTCGGCGATGCGCCCTATCGGCCCGGCCGCGGCAAGGACTGGCTGAAGTCGAAATGCTCTTCCAAACAGGAATTCGTGATCGCGGGCTACGTGCCCTCGACGGCGATGCGGAACGCGATCGGCTCGCTGGTGATGGGTGTGTACGACGGGCGTAAGCTGGTGCATGTCGGCCGCGTGGGCACCGGCTATTCCGCCAAGCTCGCCGGCGATCTCTTCAAGCAGCTCGAACGCCTGCGCATCGACAAGAGCCCGTTTGCAGAGGCACTGGAGGCGGAGGCTCGAAGAGGCGTCAGGTTCGTCGAGCCGAAGGTCGTCGCGGAAGTCGAGTTCCGGGCATGGACAGCCGACGGCAATCTCAGGCATGCTGCTTTCCGCGGCCTCAGGGAGGACAAATTGGCGAAGGACGTAACCCGCGAATCCGGACCCGGCCAGAAGGTCGAGAAACCCCAGGCCCGCAAGGTCAAGCTCACTCACCCGGACCGGATCTACTGGCCCGACGCAGGCGTGACCAAGGAAGGTCTGGCCGACTATTACGCCGAGGTTTGGCCGAAGATCGCGCCCTTCATCAGCGGCCGGCCGCTGGCGCTGCTGCGCAGCCCCGAGGGGATCGAAGGCCAATCGTTCTTCCAGAAGCACGCCTGGCGCGGCATGAACAAGGAGATCGGCCTGTTCCAGGACCCGACCGACCCGCCGGACGAGAAGATCATCGTCATAAACGATCTCGACGGGCTGCTGAGCCTCGTCCAGTCCGCCGTGCTGGAAATCCATCCCTGGGGTTCGACCACCAAGGATCTCGAAAAACCCGACACCATCATCATGGACCTAGACCCCGGCGACGACGTGCCTTGGACACGCGTGATCGAGGCGGCCCGCGACGTGAAGCAGCGCCTTGAGGATGTCGGGCTCGCGGCTTTCGTGAAAACATCTGGCGGCAAGGGCTTGCATGTGGTGACGCCGCTCAAGCCATCGGCAGGATGGGATGACGTGAAAGCCTTCACCAAGGGCATCGCCGACGCGATGGCTGTCGATGAACCGGACAAATATGTCTCCACCATCACCAAGTCGAAGCGAACCGGCAAGATCCTGATCGATTACCTGCGCAACGGCCGCAACAACACCGCTGTCGCAGCCTACTCGACAAGGGCACGCAAGGGTGCGCCGGTGTCGATGCCGCTCGATTGGGAGGAATTGAATGAAGGAATCGGCCCGAACTATTTCACGGTGCTGAACGCCCCGCAACGGCTGGCATCGTTGAAGAAGGACCCTTGGGAGAATTTCCGGGGTGCGGCGAAGGTATTGCCGAAGGCGTCGGCGAAAAAGAAGTAA
- a CDS encoding Ku protein: protein MAPRANWKGYLKLGELNCAVALYTAASTSDRVSFHMVNRQTGNRLNREFVDSETGKPVERDEQIKGYEVSGGDYVTLEPEEVAAAVPESDRMLEIGDFVNCSDIDDVFFDKPYYLAPADKQSKEVYALIREGLTANKVAAIAQTVLFRRVRTLLIRPHGEGLIASTLNYEYEVRPAADAFKDMPKLKLEPEMLELASHIIDTKMGKFDPSEFNDRYDAALAELVKAKIEGRKIRKPKPIKETKPADLLEALRRSASGGGKAPPAKRTAKSGAKSQPMRKAG, encoded by the coding sequence GTGGCACCAAGGGCAAACTGGAAGGGCTATCTCAAGCTCGGCGAACTGAACTGCGCGGTAGCGCTCTATACCGCCGCCTCGACCTCCGATCGCGTCTCCTTCCACATGGTCAACCGACAAACGGGAAACCGGCTGAATCGCGAATTCGTCGATAGCGAGACCGGCAAGCCCGTCGAGCGCGACGAGCAGATCAAGGGCTATGAAGTCTCCGGTGGCGATTATGTGACGCTCGAACCCGAGGAAGTCGCGGCCGCGGTGCCCGAGAGCGACCGGATGCTGGAGATCGGCGATTTCGTGAACTGCAGCGACATCGACGACGTCTTCTTCGACAAGCCCTATTACCTCGCCCCGGCCGACAAGCAGTCGAAGGAAGTCTACGCTCTCATCCGCGAGGGCCTGACGGCGAACAAAGTGGCCGCCATCGCGCAGACCGTCCTCTTCCGCCGCGTGCGTACCCTGCTCATCCGGCCGCATGGCGAGGGCCTGATCGCCTCCACCCTCAATTACGAATACGAGGTCCGGCCGGCAGCAGACGCTTTCAAGGACATGCCGAAGCTCAAGCTCGAGCCGGAAATGCTGGAACTCGCGAGCCACATCATCGACACCAAGATGGGCAAGTTCGATCCCTCGGAATTCAACGACCGATATGACGCGGCGCTCGCCGAACTGGTGAAGGCCAAGATCGAAGGCCGCAAGATCAGGAAGCCCAAGCCGATCAAGGAAACCAAGCCCGCCGACCTCTTGGAAGCGCTGCGCCGAAGCGCGAGCGGTGGAGGCAAAGCGCCCCCCGCCAAGCGCACCGCTAAATCCGGCGCCAAATCGCAGCCCATGCGGAAGGCGGGCTGA
- a CDS encoding Ku protein, with product MAPRSYWKGYLKLSLVTCPVAMMPAISESEKVRFHTINRKTGNRVVSRYVDSVTRKPVDEDDEARGYPRGEDDYVILEEDEIEAVALESTRTIDIDVFVPRDSIEWLWYDTPHYLVPDDKVGEEAFAVIREAMTDNGVVGISRLVMYRRERAVMLEPRDQGIILWTLRYGDEVRDTGDYFDGLKGGKPESAQLTLMKKFIKTRTKKWDKSIADDPVQDKLLDIIAAKKKGRKARPVKAKAEEAKPSNVINIMDALKASLAKKK from the coding sequence ATGGCACCGCGCAGCTATTGGAAAGGCTATCTCAAGCTCTCGCTCGTGACCTGCCCGGTGGCGATGATGCCGGCGATCAGCGAGTCCGAAAAAGTCCGCTTCCACACCATCAACCGCAAGACGGGTAATCGCGTTGTCAGCCGCTATGTCGATAGCGTCACGCGCAAGCCCGTCGATGAGGACGACGAGGCACGGGGCTATCCGCGCGGCGAGGACGATTACGTCATTCTCGAGGAAGACGAGATCGAGGCGGTGGCACTGGAGAGCACCCGCACGATCGATATCGATGTGTTCGTGCCGAGGGATTCGATCGAGTGGCTGTGGTACGATACCCCACATTACCTTGTGCCCGACGACAAAGTTGGGGAGGAGGCTTTCGCCGTCATCCGCGAGGCAATGACCGACAACGGCGTGGTCGGCATCTCCCGGCTCGTCATGTATCGCCGCGAACGCGCCGTGATGCTGGAACCGCGCGACCAGGGGATCATCCTCTGGACGCTGCGCTACGGCGACGAGGTGCGGGACACCGGCGATTACTTCGACGGACTGAAAGGCGGCAAGCCGGAATCCGCACAACTCACCCTGATGAAGAAATTCATCAAGACCCGGACGAAGAAGTGGGACAAATCGATCGCCGACGATCCGGTGCAGGACAAGCTCCTCGACATCATCGCCGCCAAGAAGAAGGGCCGCAAGGCACGTCCCGTCAAGGCCAAGGCGGAGGAGGCCAAGCCCAGCAATGTGATCAACATCATGGATGCGCTGAAGGCGAGTTTGGCCAAGAAGAAGTGA